CGAAAAAGCAGATCAGTTCTAGTCCAAAGAGTGTCGCTAAAGATCTGGCACGCCCTCCGATGACCTCGGCTGGAAGAAGCCACTGAACAGGAACATCAGCGAGATGAGCACGTACAGTAACAAACACAATTATTGCAGCTCCTAAAAATTTTACGATCAGAAACCAGCTCTCTTTCAGCTGTTTTCCAACTTTTTGAACTCCTTGAACAGGATTTAAGCGAGAAAAATCCAGCCGAAGAGGTCGCAAAGCCACGCGGATTCCCACCTGAAGCACTTCGCCAAAGAGCACTCCGAGTAAACCCATACCGAGGATCACTATGGTGCTCCAGAGAGCGCGGTCTCTCCAAAATGCACTCCAATCACCTATTCTGTGACTTTCAGGATATGCAGAATAGTGTAACACCATTTCAGAACTACTCCAGAAAAGATGTGCTGAGATGAAAAGACCACAAAAAACTCCAACTATCTGACATGATTGAGTAAATACTGGGCTTTTTGCTACCTGCCCTTCCCTCCTCGCCTTCTCAAGCTTCTGAGGGGTTGCTTCATGTTGCTTTGAGGCGGCACTACTCATGGGGTCGTCCTAGCCTCCAAAGGCTGAAATACTCTGCCGAGCCATTCGAGCTGCATTTTCAGCAAGTTCTATAGCAATATCCCGATGAAGGAGACTGAACGAAGTAATGAGTAAAATAAGGAGTATCCCGCTCTTTACAAAAAATAGCTCTCCAAATATCGGTAGCCCTGGAACAAGTTTAGAGAGAAACCCCACGCCAATATCACAGAGCATAAAGATAAATCCTATAGGAAGAAAAATAGTGAGGCCTGTTACAAAAAGCTGGAATGAATAGTGAAGAAACTGGCTCGAGAACTCTAAGAAACCTTGATGCCAAATAGTATGTCCAACCGGTAGCTTTTCGAAACTTTCAAATAAAAGTATGAGATAGTCAGTGTGAATTCCTGTGATAAATAATCCGCAGATAAAACTCATCTGCAACAAACGCGGAAAAGGATTTTCAGAAAACATGTCTGTCGATGCTCCATACATCATCCCGAGGTTCTGTCCCCTTGCTTGCTCCAGCAATTCACCAAGCGTGCGAAACACTTCCGCTACAAGAGAAATAGGAAATACAAGGCTTAATCCAATAAGTACTTCAATAGGATAAGAAACAGGCAGCGCTTGGAAATGTTCGTCAACAGACAAAGGCACACATATAAAAGCCAAGGAAAGTGCAAGGGAAACTCGTGCTGCTAGTGGGATAATTGCATAACCACCAGGCAATATCAGAACTCCACCAAAAATTCGGAGAAAGGTGAGAAGGAATTGTTCTTGGAGGATAGAGCTCATATCTTACT
This genomic stretch from bacterium harbors:
- a CDS encoding type III secretion protein is translated as MSSILQEQFLLTFLRIFGGVLILPGGYAIIPLAARVSLALSLAFICVPLSVDEHFQALPVSYPIEVLIGLSLVFPISLVAEVFRTLGELLEQARGQNLGMMYGASTDMFSENPFPRLLQMSFICGLFITGIHTDYLILLFESFEKLPVGHTIWHQGFLEFSSQFLHYSFQLFVTGLTIFLPIGFIFMLCDIGVGFLSKLVPGLPIFGELFFVKSGILLILLITSFSLLHRDIAIELAENAARMARQSISAFGG